In Ahaetulla prasina isolate Xishuangbanna chromosome 5, ASM2864084v1, whole genome shotgun sequence, the following are encoded in one genomic region:
- the PCDH8 gene encoding protocadherin-8, giving the protein MGARKDSGYPAVPSHPTGTLCLAWLLLLASAVGKTIRYHTYEEEPPGTVIGTLADELPLKGAAGGDRTFRLVKAPGNGSLVRVRERDGQLSLGPERLDREQLCGQSESPCLLAFDVLSLGGPTGGGASPPFRLVHVELEVRDLNDHAPRFPQPAVALEVSESAAPGTRLPLPLAHDPDAGSNGLQSFALSPGSPFGLEAQRRADGLRCAELVLLRELDREAQAGYRLELVAKDGGSPARSGTATLSVRVLDANDNAPAFPRGALLTLELPEDAPPGALLLELEAADADEGANGQLLYAWGSQVPAEARRLFSLDPLSGRLALRAPVDYELQRTYELDVQVSDRGASPLAAACKVVVRLLDVNDNAPAVAISALGAPAGPDAARGPEAEEEAGWAAVSEAAPAQSLVALVSTSDSDAGANGQVRCALLPAPHQPFALQRAYDADSYLVLTTGALDRERVAEYNLTLVAEDLGSPPAKTVRSLTVRVADENDNAPRFAKARYEVALPENNPPGAYLTTVVASDPDLGPNGKVTYRLLDNQIMGASISTYVSVDPGTGAIYALRTFNYEILKEMELSIQATDGGSPSLSSTALVKVRVMDQNDNAPVITSPALTNGSLEIGVSSRASRDSLVVHIKARDADEGTSAELSFTFSEDPQQQERSLDLFAINQKTGEVTLRRSLSEEQLGQVYPLLLTVADNGLPPLSTTLAVNFLVTASLPPSSGQESVAKPSSWEDQPLQWDVPLIVIIILAGSCTLLLVAIITIATTCNRRKKEKKVVLEEPLDTSHLEKGHEEGSNGDGALNPSSPHFDVHSFPSKSSFASPEPSPASEDIPASENSRETNSLYDSQSRLRGANAESYTSTPSYSKEPAAPVPIWKGHSFNTLSGREGEKFSGKDSGKGDSDFNDSDSDISGDPLKKDLITHMQNGLWACTAECKLLGHSDRCWSPSCAQTNSHTSPHPKTQLSTFCRTTSLPRDTLHRDHFYPAQLPKTVGLQSVYEKVLHRDYDRTVTLRSPPHPGRLPDLQEISVPLYESPSHHYLGSPSETSKKI; this is encoded by the exons ATGGGCGCCCGCAAAGACAGCGGCTACCCGGCCGTGCCAAGCCACCCGACGGGCACTCTCTGCCTGGCTTGGCTGCTGCTGCTCGCCTCGGCTGTGGGCAAGACGATTCGCTACCACACCTACGAAGAAGAGCCGCCCGGCACGGTGATCGGAACCTTGGCAGACGAGCTGCCCCTGAAAGGAGCGGCTGGAGGGGATAGAACTTTCCGGCTGGTGAAGGCGCCGGGCAACGGGTCGCTGGTGCGAGTGCGGGAGCGGGACGGGCAGCTGAGCCTGGGCCCGGAGCGGCTGGACCGGGAGCAGCTGTGCGGCCAGTCGGAGTCGCCCTGCCTGCTGGCCTTCGACGTGCTGAGCCTGGGCGGCCCGACGGGCGGGGGAGCCTCGCCGCCTTTCCGCCTGGTGCACGTGGAGCTGGAGGTGCGGGACCTGAACGACCACGCGCCGCGCTTCCCGCAGCCCGCCGTGGCCCTGGAGGTGTCGGAGAGCGCGGCGCCCGGCACCCGCCTGCCGCTGCCCCTGGCCCACGACCCGGACGCCGGCTCCAACGGGCTGCAGAGCTTCGCCCTCTCGCCGGGCAGCCCCTTCGGCTTGGAGGCGCAGCGGCGCGCCGACGGGCTCCGCTGCGCCGAGCTGGTGCTGCTGCGCGAGCTGGACCGGGAGGCGCAGGCCGGCTACCGGCTGGAGCTGGTGGCCAAGGACGGCGGGAGCCCCGCGCGCTCGGGGACGGCCACGCTCAGCGTGCGCGTGCTGGACGCCAACGACAACGCCCCCGCCTTCCCCCGGGGCGCGCTCCTGACCCTGGAGCTGCCCGAGGACGCGCCGCCGGGCgcgctgctgctggagctggaggcggcCGACGCCGACGAGGGCGCCAACGGGCAGCTGCTCTACGCCTGGGGCAGCCAGGTGCCCGCCGAGGCCCGCCGCCTCTTCAGCCTCGACCCGCTCTCGGGCCGCCTGGCCCTGCGCGCCCCCGTCGACTACGAGCTGCAGCGCACCTACGAGCTGGACGTGCAGGTCAGCGACCGGGGCGCCAGTCCGCTGGCCGCCGCCTGCAAAGTGGTGGTGCGGCTCCTGGACGTCAACGACAACGCGCCCGCCGTGGCCATCAGCGCCCTGGGCGCCCCCGCGGGGCCGGACGCTGCGCGGGGCCCGGAGGCCGAGGAGGAGGCCGGCTGGGCGGCGGTGAGCGAGGCGGCGCCGGCCCAGAGCCTGGTGGCGCTGGTCAGCACCTCGGACAGCGACGCGGGCGCCAACGGCCAGGTGCGCTGCGCTCTCCTGCCGGCGCCCCACCAGCCCTTCGCCCTGCAGCGCGCCTACGACGCCGACAGCTACCTGGTGCTGACCACCGGCGCCCTGGACCGCGAGCGCGTGGCTGAGTACAACCTGACGCTGGTGGCCGAGGACCTGGGCTCTCCCCCGGCCAAGACCGTCCGCTCGCTCACCGTCCGCGTGGCTGACGAGAACGACAATGCCCCACGCTTCGCCAAGGCACGCTACGAGGTGGCCCTGCCGGAGAACAACCCCCCGGGGGCCTACCTGACCACCGTGGTGGCTTCCGACCCCGACCTGGGACCCAACGGTAAAGTGACCTACCGCCTGCTGGACAACCAAATCATGGGCGCCTCTATTTCCACCTACGTTTCGGTAGATCCGGGCACAGGAGCTATCTACGCCCTCCGGACTTTCAACTATGAGATCCTGAAGGAGATGGAGTTGTCCATCCAAGCTACGGATGGAGGATCTCCTTCGCTCTCCAGTACGGCCTTGGTCAAGGTACGGGTGATGGACCAAAACGATAACGCTCCCGTCATCACTTCTCCTGCGCTCACCAACGGGTCTCTTGAAATTGGGGTCTCCAGCAGAGCTTCCCGAGACTCCTTGGTTGTCCACATCAAAGCCAGAGATGCAGACGAGGGCACCAGCGCAGAGCTGAGCTTCACTTTCTCAGAGGATCCCCAGCAACAGGAAAGATCCCTGGATCTTTTTGCCATCAACCAGAAAACCGGGGAGGTCACGCTCCGGAGGAGCTTATCTGAAGAACAGCTGGGCCAAGTCTATCCTTTGCTCCTCACAGTGGCCGACAATGGACTGCCACCTCTCTCCACCACCCTGGCGGTCAACTTCCTGGTGACTGCCTCACTGCCTCCCTCTAGTGGCCAGGAGTCCGTGGCCAAGCCCAGCTCCTGGGAAGACCAACCTTTGCAATGGGATGTCCCTTTAATCGTCATCATTATCCTGGCGGGAAGTTGCACGTTGCTCCTGGTGGCCATCATCACCATCGCCACCACGTGCAATCGGcgtaagaaggaaaagaaggtggTCTTGGAGGAACCTCTCGATACTTCTCATCTGGAGAAGGGGCACGAGGAGGGAAGCAACGGTGACGGTGCCCTCAATCCCTCCAGTCCTCACTTCGACGTCCATTCCTTCCCCAGCAAATCTTCTTTTGCTAGTCCAGAGCCCTCTCCGGCCAGTGAAGATATCCCGGCATCTGAGAACAGCCGAGAAACCAACAGCCTCTACGACAGCCAGAGCCGACTGCGAGGAGCGAACGCAGAG tcTTACACTTCCACCCCTAGTTACAGCAAAGAACCAGCGGCCCCGGTCCCCATTTGGAAGGGCCACTCCTTCAACACTTTatcgggaagggaaggagagaaattcAGTGGGAAGGACAGCGGAAAAGGGGACAGCGACTTCAACGACAGCGACTCAGACATCAGCGGAGACCCTCTGAAGAAGGACCTCATCACCCACATGCAGAACG gtttgTGGGCTTGCACCGCTGAATGCAAACTCCTGGGCCATTCAGACCGATGTTGGAGTCCCTCCTGCGCCCAGACCAACTCTCACacgtccccccaccccaaaacccaGCTCTCCACCTTCTGCAGAACCACCTCCTTGCCCCGAGACACGCTCCATCGCGACCACTTCTATCCCGCCCAGCTGCCCAAGACGGTGGGGTTGCAGAGCGTCTACGAGAAGGTCCTCCACCGGGATTACGACCGGACAGTGACCCTGAGGTCTCCTCCTCACCCTGGGAGATTGCCCGACCTCCAGGAGATCTCGGTACCTTTATACGAATCTCCTTCTCACCATTATTTAGGTTCGCCTTCCGAGACCAGCAAGAAGATTTGA